In Lolium perenne isolate Kyuss_39 chromosome 5, Kyuss_2.0, whole genome shotgun sequence, the sequence TTGTTGCGACTATCTCCATTACTTAGTTGTTTCAAGCATTGACTTCTCCAATACAACATGTTTTATGAGACATTGGCACTCTTTTTCTATCGTTGTGAACTTTATACTATAAAAATATGCTTTGACCATATATCCGGGGATATATCAAAACATTTCTGTTTTCATGAGTTACCCACATTTTGGATTCTTGACTGCATGTGTTTCGGGATGGCCGTATCATCTGCGTACGAATATATTTAATCAACACTCCACTGGCTCTGCTGTTCCTAAGGTTGCTTTCATAACATGTATTTATGCATACGAACTGAACATTCTGCAAGCAAACTATGAAGAAAATTGGCAAATATACTGGTTGATCTTCTTTCAGTTGGGAAGTGTTCAAATTATTTTGTTCTTTGGAGTGTCTAATTTGTAGTTTCCTTTTTGAGACAGTTACAACTGCAGGATATCTATTCGACAAAAACTGCAAGCAAAAATGATTCGTGCATGGATCGGTGGTAGCCACCTAACATTTAACAGGACATTAGGCAACGACTTAGGCTTTTGCATGTTTATGGTCCTCATGTATAAGAAACAATTGATATAGCATCCGATTTATATACTTAGTAGGTTTGTTAATTCTGGAGCTTTCGTAATTCTGAAAAATGTTGTTTTAGTGAATTTTTTATCGCTATTATATAAAAATGTACATTGTCAAAAAcctcacgggatcgtgcgccaaggcgcacatctaaatctagtagaTTAGATTGGTAGGGCCAGATCATGTTAAGGTGTCCATGGCATCCCAGCTTTTGCTTTAGCTTTTGATTTCAGCTTGCACGCAGTGAGTCCAAGATTCTATGTACCTAGCCTACAATGATGCTGGAAAAACCTTGTACAGTGACAGTGCCATGTTCAGATGTTCTCCCTTCAGATACTACTAATTAGATCAAACATATATGAGAATGACTAACTACTTTATGACTCCCTCACTCCTCGTAGCTACCAGAATTCAGTTATAAACTACATACGCTTttggggcatctccaaccgggcgacccatcccgcgcccgcgtgtccggatgggtccaaccggacaaaaacccggcccagcgcgcggacccatccctaaaacggataccCGCGGCGTCCGgatcgacgcaaacccggcccaaatcttggccgggtttgcgtggccgcggacgcgaaaggctggtcgctcgcgtccgccccttgtccgcccctggcccgcgtgtcataggcATAAACAATATTTTTCATTAAAAAGAACTCATTACATTTTTTTTAGCTACTACTTCTATCCTAaatacgtacggggccggcggcctcgccggcgactcctcgccggctcgccgtcggggccgtggatttcactcgacgcgggcggcctgtacgcgtgaCGATTCCACTCCGACACGGGCGGGTGGCGCGTCGGCGCGCGCGGgcggtggcgcggcggcggcggcggcggcaggcggaggccatcatcctcctcctttccgtccgcgcacctcgggcgcgctcgcgctccgcctctgCGGCGGGATcatccgcttcccgcatagctCCACCTCTGCAGGCGGCGCGTTCCACGGCGGTGCGCGCCTCCCGAGCGGACGCGGGCGGGGGCACAGGCCTCGTGGTTCTCCTGccgccggcgcatgcgctcttgccggccgcgctccgccgactcggcatcctcccgggcgcgccgctcgCGGCGACGGCATCTGGATGAGGTgacgggctgctcgcatagcgagcaGCGCGTTCTTCGggccgaggaggtcgcctaagcggcggcggccggcccgccaggtcgcctcgtgctccttcgttacgcgcgtgaggtcggcgagacgctcctcgatggcggcgttgatgttcgccggcgcgaggtcctcctcgtcgacgggctcctcccgcggcggccgccgcctcctccgcgacCTCGTACCGgccgtccgcggtctcgtgccagccctccgcggccgcctccaccatctccgcgtcaccggccttctttgccgccgcctcggcagcgacgcggagcgcctcgtcgtcggcgacccaccgtgagtccgcgcgctcctcctcctccgtccgcgggaacctggcccAGGCGGtgagggagagcttggcccatgtggcctgcagggtgcgcggcatggcgccGGAGAAGGTGTGGAGGGGAGAGGATGGTGTTGCGGTCTGtgtgagaccgccgccgtcttttatagccggcggcctggcgggaaacttgggcgctCGCGCGCGCCAATGGcgttttcgcgcgcgcgggaaccttggtgcgcgcgggaactttcccgcgcgttccaccgcccaccatggctgtcccgtcgaggcctgcgcaaggaagacgaaccacgtggcgtctctttgggtcgccgcgttgggcgccgcgtgcgacccaaacggacacgcggacgcggggcgctgtccgcgtgtccgcgcggccacccaaacggcccaaaacggacggcccagcgcgtccgtttgggtcgcgcggttggagatgcccttgtaCCGCCTGCCATTGCCAATTTGCCACACACTCTCTCGGGTTCAGACAAGAGGAGAAGAAAGAAAACTTACAGGAGATCAGAGACAAAGAAAACAATAGCAAGAACTACAAGAACACGTCGCTAAGGTCAATCATCAGATCACAGGCTGGGCCGCTACCGTCCATGACGCCGTTCGTCGGTGTCAAGCGAAGCGCTTCCGCCCGTCGACGATGGCGAGGAGGCGCGCCACGCCGCTAGTCCACATGTCATGCTCCCTCTGGCTCGCGCACTCGAACTCGATCACCCGGTGCTCCGCGGTGCGCAGACCGAAGTAGCGCCGGTGCTCGCCCCCCTCCAGAACGTgccgccctggccacgccgctacGTCCCTGCACACGTCCACCACCACACCTGCACGCACAACTCCGGCGTCAGTGAAGTCTGTCGCCAGTGGCCATGACAGGGAGACACAATCACACACAACACAGAGGAGACGGTTGTGCActtactcttcttcttcttggttatGGTCCCGGCGACATGCCTGCTCTTCATCTTCAGCATCACCTGCAAAATTTAACGGCCGAGCTCACATATCAGTTACTACCAAATTTGTTATGCAACACAGAGATCAAGGACAGCGTAAGGAGATGAATGTACCACGCCCGTCCGGTGGATGTACACGGAGACGACTTTCCAATGCAACGATCCTGCACATGATCACCCAACATCAGTACAATTCAGAACACGGCGGCGTGGCTCGGCGCCGGAGCAGTACCTTTGCGGGTGCGCTTGAGGAGCTCGGTGCCGCGGGCGACCAGCTCCTGGCAGCAGATGCCAAGGAAGTTGTTGCTCTCGTCCTGCTCCAGCGCCGGCAGGTCGTCGCtgaagctgctgctgttgctgctgcccaGCTCCTGCACCACCCTGTGCAGCTGCCTCGGAGCGCCGTGCTTGTGGCCTCCCATTCCCATGGAGCCCTTGTCCACCGGGATCACCGCCGCCACATTCCGCGCCTCCTTCAGCACCCTCGCCCTTAGCGTCGCCGCGCCCCGCAACGCTGCACATTCAGAAACGGAAACTAGCGATCATGTCCATGTCCAAGATGATGGCCATTGTGATTAGAACGAATGTGGAATGAGATAAAGTTGTCTAAGATGATGGCCATTGTGATTAGAACGAATGTGGAATGAGATAAAGTAATAAATTTACCGGTGGCGGCGGCAGCCGTGATGGTGACGATGTCGCCGGGCGTCCTGGCGTTGACGGCAGAGCCGACGGCGGCAGCGAGGTGCTCGCGCTCGGCGCCCAtggactccgccgcctccacgcaCTGCGCGGCCAccagcgtggccgcggacgccacCGCCATGTCGGTGCGCGCGGCGCGGTCGTCCCTGCCGCCGGAccccgcggtggcggcggccacggcggcgaccGCCGCGGCAACGGCCGCCACCGACACGGCGGCGTGGACCTGCGCGTTGTGCGCCCTTGTCTCTTCCTTCTGCCTCTCCTTCCGGTCCTTGAACCACCGCCCCACCGTCTTGCTGCCGCcgcgcggcggcggctgcggcttCGGCGTGCTCACTGTTCTGAAAAACTGCATTTTTTTGCCAGAGAATAACATTCCAATCAGCATCTAGTACCAATAAGGCAATAACAATCATATTTCTTCCACAAAATTTGATCTTTTTATCACTCTATAAATCAAACAAAACATTAGATTATtgaaatgagccatagaaatcaCTGGTCGAAATTGTGTTTGAAAGACTGAATAAGCAACTTGTTTGATTAGAGTACAGTATCTGAATtaactggatgcagaagctgacgAATTCAGAGAATCTGGAATTAAAGAACACACTGTAGTAGTACTAATGATGATTCTTGCACTGACAGGTACACATAACTGTGCCTCCGCTGTTGAATAATAGCAGAGGCGTGTGATAGGTTAATGCACACACCACTGACACTGGACATAATCATGGAGGCACTGTGTGGGGAACAAAGAGTTACAGACAGATCTAGACTAATTACACTGCAGCAGATAAAAAGGAATGCATCATTAGATTACAACACTTGATTAGGGATGAGAAAGGCAGGCAAAGGTCAAAGTGAAGATGGGGCAAGACAAGACCTGCATAGCCTGCTTTTTTATCTAGAGAGAGTGGCAGAGTGAAAGGCAGTTGTGGGCAAGCTGCAGTGTTTGCTTGTGGAAGGAGCAGACCAGAGTGGCAGAGCAAGGACACTAATGGCTGCTAGAATCAAAGCTTCTTTGCACAGCAAGGCAAGCAACAACCAAAGACCATCAAATCAAACACACCCCATCTTCCCTTCCTGGTCAGAGCAGCTACAGGAGAACACAGGACACAGAGGGCCACTTCATGCTCATATCCTTTCTTCAGTTTGAAATAATGGCCATATGATGATTAAGATAAAGAGTGCCAAATAGCTAATCAAAAAAATTCTTCAGGGATATTGCCAATTAACACGTTCCTTAAAAATATTGCTAAATCATTGTATGACCATGAGACCTCTCGGCTAGTATGTCATGGATGGAGGTGTGCTTCTCATCATCTCCTGGACCATGACTAAAGCTTGACTAGACTACATAGTAGTACTACAGTACACACTGAATTCATTTCACTCACTTGCTTTGCTTTGTGTCTCAGTAAAGACAGAATCTTTCCTAAAGAAAGAGGAGGGCATGGAAGTGTTATCAATGCTAAATCTACATGCTTTCAGAATTTAAAGCGTGCACCGGTCAGGTGATGTGGCCCATCAACCAGGCTTTGTTTTGCCTGTGCAACAAAGCTGCCGATTCTTTCTTTAAACATCCTAATGACTGTTACATGTCTTCCTAATTAGATGGCAGGTGATCCAGCAGCTAGAGTAGATAAGGTGTGCAGAAGAATATTAATTAGGTTTGACGCATGCCTAGCTATGGCACTGCAAAAAGAAATATAGATGCGTGACCATTGCTCTGATAGCACAAAGGCGCAGCTACTGTAGTTACAGATAGAGATAAAGGAAGCAGCATCAGCAAAGACCAAA encodes:
- the LOC127298787 gene encoding VAN3-binding protein; this encodes MNGSGRTSAKGGGELRPPEQQRDPLELLSRSWSASAADVSRALAASAPAAIAEDVAGELDDCASGAGTASGSSFSFASAATSQVVLDRIMSHSQEVSPLTSGRLSHSSGPLNGGGSLSDSPPVSPDVDDARFFRTVSTPKPQPPPRGGSKTVGRWFKDRKERQKEETRAHNAQVHAAVSVAAVAAAVAAVAAATAGSGGRDDRAARTDMAVASAATLVAAQCVEAAESMGAEREHLAAAVGSAVNARTPGDIVTITAAAATALRGAATLRARVLKEARNVAAVIPVDKGSMGMGGHKHGAPRQLHRVVQELGSSNSSSFSDDLPALEQDESNNFLGICCQELVARGTELLKRTRKGSLHWKVVSVYIHRTGVVMLKMKSRHVAGTITKKKKSVVVDVCRDVAAWPGRHVLEGGEHRRYFGLRTAEHRVIEFECASQREHDMWTSGVARLLAIVDGRKRFA